The stretch of DNA GATGCGTGTACGGCCTGACCACCGCGTGGCTCGCCGGGCGCCTCGCCCGCCGCCCGGTGCCGCGGCTGCCCGCCGGCGATCGCCCCTCCGTGACCCTGCTCAAGCCGCTCTGCGGCGACGAGCCGAACCTTCACGCCAACCTCACCACCTTCTGCGCCCAGGCCTATGCGGGTGCCGTGCAGGTGATCTTCGGGGTCCAGAACGCCGCCGACCCGGCCATCGCCGTGGTGCACCGGCTCAAGGCCGAGCATCCCGATCTTCGCATCGACCTCGTCATCGATGCCCGCCAGCACGGCTCGAACCGCAAGGTCTCGAACCTCATCAACATGGCAGGGCTCATCGCCAACGAGATCGTGGTGCTGGCCGACAGCGACATGGTGGTGGCGCCCGACTACCTCGAGCGCATCGTCGCCGAGCTGGCCCGGCCGGGCGTGTCGGGCGTCACCTGCCTCTATCACGGCGTGCCGGCGAACCGGGGCGTGTGGGCGCATCTCTCGGCGCTCGCCATCGACACCCAGTTCCTGCCCAACGTCCTCATGGGGACGGGCTTGGGCCTGGCCGATCCCTGCTTCGGCTCCACCATCGCGTTCCGGACCGAGATCCTCGCCCGCATCGGCGGCTTCGAGGCGATCCGCAACGATCTCGCCGACGATTACACCCTCGGGGCGGCGCTCCGCGCTCAAGGCGGCATCGTGGCGATCCCGAACTTCACCATCGGGCATACCTGCGTCGATACCTCGCTCGCCGGCCTGTGGCGGCACGAGACCCGCTGGAACCGCACGATCCGCAACGTCGATCCGGTCGGGTATGCCGGCACCCTCGTCACCCACGCCTTCCCGCTGGCGCTGATCGCCGCGCTCCTGCCCGATTCGGGCGCCTGGACGCTGGCCGCCGCCGCGCTCGCGCTCGCCTGCCGGATCGTCCTGTGCACGCGGATCGAGCGGGCCTTCGGCCTCGAGCCGCATCCCTACTGGCTGCTGCCGATCCGCGACCTCCTGTCCTTCGCCGGCTTCGCCTGGTGCTTCATGTCCGGCGCCGTGACTTGGAAAGGTCATGATTATCGGGTCGTTGCGGACGGTACGCTGATCCCGGATTCCGGCCTCGCCCGCGAGTCCGGCGCTCCCTCGACTTGAACGACATCTCATCGGGCCGCCCGGCGGCCTCACCGGCCGCGGATGCGGCCTCTTCTTCTCAAGAGACGATCCTCCCGATGATGCGGACCCTCTTCCTCCAGGCCCCCACCTTCGACGGCTTCGACGGCGGCGCCGGCTCGCGCTACCAGGCCAAGCGCGAGATCAAGTCGTTCTGGTACCCGACCTGGCTCGCCCAGCCGGCCGCGCTCGTGCCGAACTCCAAGCTGATCGACGCGCCGCCGCACGACATCAAGCTGCCGGAGATCGTGGCCCAGGCCAAGGACTTCGACCTCGTGGTGCTGCACACCTCGGTGCCGTCGTTCAAGTCGGACGTGAAGACGATCGAGGCGCTGAAGGCCGCCAACCCGAAGCTGATCGCCGGCCTGATCGGCGCCAAGGTCGCGGTCGACGCCGCCGGCTCGATGGCCCAGGCTCCGGCGGTCGATTTCTGCGCCCGCAACGAGTTCGACTTCACCGTCAAGGAGGTCGCTGAGGGCGTGCCGATGGCGGAGATCAAGGGTCTCTCGTACCGCAACGCCGACGGCGTCGTGGTCCATAACGAGGACCGCGAGATCATGACCGACATGGACCAGCTGCCGTTCGTGACCTCGGTCTACAAGCGCGACCTGGAGATGGAGAAGTACTTCATCGGCTACCTCAAGCACCCCTACATCTCGTTCTATTCGGGCCGGGGCTGCAAGTCGCGCTGCACGTTCTGCCTGTGGCCGCAGACGGTCGGCGGCCACACCTACCGCACCCGCTCGGTCGCGCACGTGATCGAGGAGATCAAGTACTGCCTGAAGGAGTTCCCGCAGACCAAGGAGTTCTTCTTCGACGACGACACCTTCACCGACAACCTGCCGCGCGCCGAGGAAATCGCCCGCGAGCTCGGCAAGCTCGGCGTGACCTGGTCGTGCAACGCCAAGGCGAACGTCCCGCGCAAGACCCTCGAGGTGCTCAAGGCCAACGGCCTGCGCCTGCTGCTCGTCGGCTACGAGTCGGGCAACCAGCAGATCCTCAACAACATCAAGAAGGGCATGCGGGTCGAGGTCGCCGAGCGGTTCACCCAGGATTGCCACGAGCTCGGCATCGCCATCCACGGCACCTTCATCCTCGGCCTGCCGGGGGAGACCCGCGAGACGATCCAGGAGACGATCGCCTTCGCCAAGCGGATCAACCCGCACACCATCCAGGTCTCGCTCGCGGCGCCCTATCCGGGCACCTTCCTGTACAAGCAGGCGGTGGAGAACGGCTGGCTCGACAAGGACAATGCCGAGCTCGTCGACGAGAACGGCGTGCAGATCGCGCCGCTGCACTACCCGCACCTGTCGCACACCGAGATCTTCAACTCGGTCGAAGCATTCTACAAGAAGTTCTACTTCCGCGCCCCGAAGATCGCCTCGATCGTCAGCGAGATGGTGCGCTCGCCCGACATGATGAAGCGCCGCCTGCGCGAGGGCGTCGAGTTCTGGCACTTCCTGCGCGAGCGCCAGGGCGTGTCCAAGAAGGCGGCGTAAGCCCTTAGTCCCACCCGAAGCGGGTGCGAGCCTCCCCGTCCGGCCGGACGGGGAGGCTTTCTTGCATTACGAGACACGACGCCCATGACCCACCCTGCGCCGCGCAAGCGCCTCGTCGTCACCTCCGACGATTTCGGCCTCTCGCTCCAGGTCAACGAGGCGGTGGAGCGGGCGCACCGCGACGGCATCCTCACCGCGGCGAGCCTGATGGTGTCGGCGCCCGGCGCCGCCGACGCGGTGGCGCGCGCCCGCGCGATGCCGTCCCTGCGGGTGGGCCTGCATCTCGTGATGGTCGAGGCCTGGCCGACCTTGCCGGCCGCCGACCTGCCGGACCTCGTGGACGAGGCCGGGCTGATCCGGTCCGACCAGGGGCGGCTCGGGCTCGACCTGGCGCTGAAACGGAGCGCCCGCCGCCAGCTCGCCGCCGAGATCCGGGCACAGTTCGAGGCGTTCCGCGCCACCGGGCTGCCCCTCGACCACGTCAACGCGCACAAGCACTTCCACGTCCACCCGATCATCGCCGGGATGGTGCTCCGCATCGGGCGTGAGTTCGGGATGCGGGCGATCCGGGTGCCGCGGGAATCGCGCGAAGCGTTGCGCCGCGCCGAGCCGGGGGCGAGGCCCGGGCGTGCCCTCGACACCGCGCCCTGGGCGGCCCTGCTGCGGGCCCGCGCCCGGCGCGCCGGCCTCCTCACGCCCGACGGCGTGCTCGGCCTCGCCTGGTCGGGGGCGATGACGCCCGCCCGCGTGGAGGGTCTGCTGCGCCACCTGCCGGACGGGCTGACCGAACTCTACCTGCATCCCGCGACCGCGGGCGGCTTTCCGGGCGAGGCGCCGGGCTACGCCTATGCGGCGGAACTCGCGGCGTTGCTCTCCCCCGGGAGCCGGGCGGCGCTGGCAGCCTCGGGGGCGGTGAGCGGCGGCTTCTCGGATTTTGCTCGCTGAGGCGCCTCCGGCTCGGCTACCGATGAGGCAGGGCCGGACAACGGTCCGTGGGAGCCTCCATCCATGCGCCGCACCAAGCCGCTGCTCTACGCCCTGACGCGTGCCGGCGGAGCCGCCTGCCTCGCCCTCGCCCTGGCCGTGCCGGTGCAGGCGGCCGAGATCGCGCTCCTGACCACCGGCGCCTACAAACCCGTGGCGGCGGCCCTGGTGCCGGCTTTCGAGCGGCGCACCGGCCACCATGTCACCATC from Methylobacterium aquaticum encodes:
- the hpnI gene encoding bacteriohopanetetrol glucosamine biosynthesis glycosyltransferase HpnI gives rise to the protein MEWTWISAPLLVLALAGCVYGLTTAWLAGRLARRPVPRLPAGDRPSVTLLKPLCGDEPNLHANLTTFCAQAYAGAVQVIFGVQNAADPAIAVVHRLKAEHPDLRIDLVIDARQHGSNRKVSNLINMAGLIANEIVVLADSDMVVAPDYLERIVAELARPGVSGVTCLYHGVPANRGVWAHLSALAIDTQFLPNVLMGTGLGLADPCFGSTIAFRTEILARIGGFEAIRNDLADDYTLGAALRAQGGIVAIPNFTIGHTCVDTSLAGLWRHETRWNRTIRNVDPVGYAGTLVTHAFPLALIAALLPDSGAWTLAAAALALACRIVLCTRIERAFGLEPHPYWLLPIRDLLSFAGFAWCFMSGAVTWKGHDYRVVADGTLIPDSGLARESGAPST
- the hpnJ gene encoding hopanoid biosynthesis associated radical SAM protein HpnJ, with protein sequence MRTLFLQAPTFDGFDGGAGSRYQAKREIKSFWYPTWLAQPAALVPNSKLIDAPPHDIKLPEIVAQAKDFDLVVLHTSVPSFKSDVKTIEALKAANPKLIAGLIGAKVAVDAAGSMAQAPAVDFCARNEFDFTVKEVAEGVPMAEIKGLSYRNADGVVVHNEDREIMTDMDQLPFVTSVYKRDLEMEKYFIGYLKHPYISFYSGRGCKSRCTFCLWPQTVGGHTYRTRSVAHVIEEIKYCLKEFPQTKEFFFDDDTFTDNLPRAEEIARELGKLGVTWSCNAKANVPRKTLEVLKANGLRLLLVGYESGNQQILNNIKKGMRVEVAERFTQDCHELGIAIHGTFILGLPGETRETIQETIAFAKRINPHTIQVSLAAPYPGTFLYKQAVENGWLDKDNAELVDENGVQIAPLHYPHLSHTEIFNSVEAFYKKFYFRAPKIASIVSEMVRSPDMMKRRLREGVEFWHFLRERQGVSKKAA
- the hpnK gene encoding hopanoid biosynthesis-associated protein HpnK, with translation MTHPAPRKRLVVTSDDFGLSLQVNEAVERAHRDGILTAASLMVSAPGAADAVARARAMPSLRVGLHLVMVEAWPTLPAADLPDLVDEAGLIRSDQGRLGLDLALKRSARRQLAAEIRAQFEAFRATGLPLDHVNAHKHFHVHPIIAGMVLRIGREFGMRAIRVPRESREALRRAEPGARPGRALDTAPWAALLRARARRAGLLTPDGVLGLAWSGAMTPARVEGLLRHLPDGLTELYLHPATAGGFPGEAPGYAYAAELAALLSPGSRAALAASGAVSGGFSDFAR